A genome region from Tolypothrix sp. PCC 7712 includes the following:
- a CDS encoding Uma2 family endonuclease yields MLANAATYEVTWEKLPDDFVLDDEPVDNINQPALAAALTESLEISGRLPANALTITNYGICATLNRQFVVKAPDWGYVPSIKVPRAEVKRSYTPRLQGDIPVIVMEFISDTEGGEYSSKPTYPPGKWFYYEQILQIPNYAIFEPDAGILEVYQRDDSGRYQLRSPDANNRYLIAEMNLFLGIWQGVRENRSGLWLRWWDEQGELLLWGGELATKERQRGERLGEQLRALGIEPEP; encoded by the coding sequence ATGCTCGCCAATGCCGCCACCTATGAAGTTACCTGGGAAAAATTACCAGATGATTTTGTTTTAGATGATGAGCCAGTGGATAACATTAATCAGCCTGCCCTTGCTGCAGCTCTGACAGAAAGCTTAGAAATATCAGGGAGATTACCAGCCAACGCTTTAACTATAACTAACTATGGCATTTGTGCCACCTTAAACCGCCAGTTCGTAGTTAAAGCCCCAGATTGGGGATATGTACCCTCTATTAAAGTCCCACGTGCTGAGGTGAAACGCAGTTATACTCCACGGCTCCAAGGCGATATTCCTGTAATTGTCATGGAGTTTATTTCGGATACGGAAGGTGGAGAATATTCCAGTAAACCAACTTATCCGCCTGGAAAATGGTTCTATTATGAGCAAATTTTACAAATACCAAACTATGCCATTTTTGAACCTGATGCCGGAATATTAGAAGTTTATCAACGAGATGATTCCGGACGTTATCAATTGCGATCGCCAGATGCAAATAACCGTTACTTGATTGCAGAAATGAACTTATTTTTAGGTATCTGGCAAGGAGTGCGCGAAAATCGTTCTGGCTTGTGGCTGCGTTGGTGGGATGAACAAGGCGAACTCTTACTATGGGGAGGAGAACTAGCCACTAAAGAACGCCAACGTGGTGAAAGATTAGGAGAACAGTTAAGAGCCTTGGGAATAGAACCAGAGCCTTGA
- a CDS encoding PAS domain-containing protein codes for MLKVQRLQMQRYGVAILSVLMALLLGLMLEKLLQIKVASLFFAAVVFSSWSGGFSAGLVATVLAILANNYFFTQPIYVFTLNNASDALELIIFSSVSLLISSLNAELQVAKQASEAKLATLQVSYRRLLETANEGIWIFDNQGKTEYVNQRLAEMLGYAIEEMIGQPIFNFVEHQVEIELDRWLTQQRYNLQDINQQFDLCLCCKDTSELWAIVSTSPILNQQGEFSSAIAMLTDITKRKQTEVALQESQAALQQKQERLDLAQAAAKSGSFEWNIQTNVNIWSKELEALYGLNPGEFGGSYEEWARWVHPDDLAKAEADLMNSLKTGEFFTDWRVVWKDGSIHWMHARAKVFYDDAGQPLRMVGINVDISERKRAEFALQKSEAIAKARAQELETFMETVPAAVWIAHDPQCHNMSVNRAAYELMRLPPGSVLTATPADGEFPFQFKIQKNGQDIPPNELPMQLAGRIGKLVEAECEFVFSDEDVRSVYGKAVPLWDESGSIRGVIGAFLDVTERKQVEDALRENQERLALALDAARMGSWDWDLLSDRVMWTPYHEMIFGYEPGNPHRTYQDWLNRIHPEDLHRFEVTIKTAMTKRQNYEDEYRVVWADGSLHWVSAFGRFQYDQQGQPMRMLGMLFEISDRKQAEAALRQRELMFSTLADTMPQIFWITQPDGYHEYFNQRWYDYTGKTLEQTRGEGWQTVLHPDDVQRTSEVWQDSLRTGKTYEIEYRFLRTDGEYRWHLGRAFPLRNQEGQIINWFGSCTDIHDQKLAIEERAQALARERAARIELEKASRMKDDFLAIVSHELRSPLNPILGWSTLLLNRQLNAQKTTQALEIIQRNAKLQTRLIDDLLDVSRILRGKLSLNICEVDLVAIVEASVETVRLAAEAKSIQIQTQLDPTVGKLEGDPNRLQQVVVNILTNAVKFTPEGGRIYIQLQQLGTNAQIQVTDTGKGISPNFLPYVFERFRQADAATTRKFGGLGLGLAIVRHIVELHDGKIQASSPGEGFGSTFTVTLPVMTPASHSIENHELQNHGPNLQGLRVVAVDDDVDSLDLIAFILEQYGIEVTAVSSAREAIKAIAQIQPDLLISDIAMPEIDGYTLIRQVREMEAVKGGKLPAIALTAFAGETNNHKILAAGFQNHITKPVDPDELAMVIEKEVK; via the coding sequence ATGTTAAAAGTCCAGCGTTTACAAATGCAACGCTACGGTGTTGCTATTTTGTCAGTGCTAATGGCGTTGCTATTAGGTTTAATGCTGGAAAAACTGCTACAAATAAAGGTTGCGTCACTTTTTTTTGCGGCTGTAGTCTTTAGTAGTTGGTCTGGTGGGTTCTCTGCTGGTTTAGTGGCTACAGTCTTGGCCATCTTAGCTAATAATTATTTTTTTACACAACCTATATACGTTTTTACACTGAATAATGCTTCTGATGCTTTAGAGCTAATCATATTTAGTTCAGTATCACTATTGATTAGTTCGTTAAATGCAGAATTGCAGGTTGCTAAACAAGCATCGGAAGCCAAGTTAGCAACACTTCAAGTCAGCTATCGTCGCTTGCTAGAGACAGCTAATGAAGGTATCTGGATATTTGACAATCAAGGCAAAACAGAATATGTCAACCAGCGTTTAGCCGAAATGCTAGGCTACGCCATAGAAGAGATGATTGGTCAACCAATTTTCAACTTTGTAGAACATCAAGTTGAAATTGAATTAGACCGCTGGTTAACGCAACAAAGGTACAATCTGCAAGATATTAACCAGCAATTTGACTTGTGTTTATGCTGTAAAGACACATCAGAACTTTGGGCAATTGTTTCCACTAGCCCCATTTTGAATCAGCAGGGTGAATTTTCGAGTGCGATCGCCATGCTCACTGATATCACTAAACGTAAACAAACCGAAGTCGCCCTGCAAGAAAGTCAAGCAGCACTGCAACAAAAGCAAGAAAGGTTAGATTTAGCCCAAGCAGCAGCGAAAAGTGGCAGCTTTGAGTGGAATATTCAAACTAATGTCAATATTTGGTCAAAAGAGTTAGAAGCACTCTACGGTTTAAACCCTGGTGAGTTTGGCGGTAGTTATGAAGAGTGGGCGAGATGGGTTCATCCCGATGATTTAGCTAAAGCCGAAGCAGATTTGATGAATTCGCTGAAAACAGGGGAATTTTTCACTGATTGGCGTGTGGTTTGGAAAGATGGCAGTATTCATTGGATGCACGCCAGAGCGAAGGTATTTTACGATGATGCGGGTCAACCTTTACGCATGGTGGGTATTAATGTTGATATTAGCGAGCGTAAACGTGCAGAATTCGCCCTGCAAAAAAGTGAAGCGATCGCTAAAGCACGAGCGCAAGAACTAGAAACTTTCATGGAAACGGTTCCTGCTGCTGTTTGGATTGCCCACGATCCGCAATGTCATAACATGAGCGTTAACCGAGCGGCTTATGAATTGATGCGGCTACCACCAGGCTCAGTGTTAACTGCAACTCCGGCTGATGGCGAGTTTCCCTTTCAATTCAAAATCCAAAAAAATGGTCAAGACATTCCACCAAACGAATTACCAATGCAATTAGCAGGTCGTATTGGGAAACTAGTTGAGGCAGAATGTGAATTTGTTTTTAGTGATGAAGATGTGCGCTCCGTCTACGGCAAAGCTGTGCCATTGTGGGATGAGTCTGGTTCTATTCGCGGTGTAATTGGCGCATTTTTGGATGTTACAGAACGAAAACAGGTAGAAGATGCATTGCGGGAAAACCAAGAACGTCTAGCTTTAGCGCTGGATGCCGCTAGGATGGGATCTTGGGATTGGGATCTGTTGAGCGATCGCGTGATGTGGACTCCTTACCATGAAATGATTTTTGGCTATGAGCCTGGAAACCCTCATCGAACTTATCAGGATTGGCTGAACCGCATTCATCCAGAGGATCTGCATCGCTTTGAGGTAACAATTAAAACAGCGATGACAAAACGCCAAAACTATGAAGACGAATACCGAGTAGTTTGGGCAGATGGTAGCTTACATTGGGTGTCAGCTTTTGGACGCTTCCAGTACGACCAACAAGGCCAACCGATGCGGATGTTGGGAATGCTGTTTGAAATTAGCGATCGCAAGCAAGCAGAAGCAGCACTCCGCCAAAGGGAATTAATGTTTAGCACATTAGCGGATACAATGCCGCAAATTTTTTGGATTACCCAACCAGATGGCTATCATGAATACTTTAATCAACGCTGGTATGATTACACAGGAAAAACCTTAGAACAAACGCGTGGTGAAGGGTGGCAAACGGTTTTGCATCCCGATGATGTGCAACGCACGAGTGAAGTTTGGCAAGATTCCCTGCGTACTGGCAAAACTTATGAGATTGAGTATCGTTTTTTGCGTACTGATGGCGAATATCGCTGGCATTTAGGGCGAGCATTTCCATTACGTAATCAAGAAGGTCAAATTATTAACTGGTTTGGTTCTTGTACCGATATTCACGACCAAAAGTTGGCAATTGAGGAACGCGCCCAAGCTTTAGCTAGGGAACGTGCGGCGCGCATAGAGCTAGAAAAAGCCAGCCGGATGAAAGATGATTTTCTCGCGATTGTCTCCCATGAATTACGTTCACCACTCAATCCGATTTTAGGTTGGTCAACACTGCTGCTCAACCGCCAATTGAATGCCCAAAAGACAACTCAAGCCCTAGAAATCATCCAGCGCAACGCCAAATTACAAACAAGATTAATTGATGATTTATTAGATGTTTCACGGATTCTCCGTGGCAAACTCAGCCTCAATATCTGTGAAGTTGACTTAGTTGCCATTGTGGAAGCATCTGTAGAAACCGTGCGTTTAGCAGCTGAAGCGAAATCGATTCAAATTCAGACCCAGCTTGACCCCACGGTTGGTAAATTAGAAGGCGATCCTAACCGCTTGCAGCAAGTAGTAGTAAATATACTGACCAATGCTGTGAAATTTACACCAGAAGGAGGTCGCATCTACATCCAACTCCAGCAGCTGGGAACTAATGCCCAAATTCAGGTTACCGACACAGGTAAAGGAATTAGTCCCAACTTTTTGCCCTACGTATTTGAGCGTTTTCGGCAAGCAGATGCAGCAACCACCCGCAAATTTGGCGGTTTAGGCTTAGGGCTAGCAATTGTCCGTCACATAGTGGAACTTCACGATGGTAAGATTCAAGCCAGCAGCCCGGGAGAAGGTTTCGGCTCAACCTTCACTGTCACGCTACCCGTGATGACTCCAGCCTCTCACAGCATTGAAAATCATGAATTGCAAAATCATGGCCCAAATCTTCAGGGTTTGCGAGTAGTTGCCGTAGATG